The following proteins are co-located in the Cutaneotrichosporon cavernicola HIS019 DNA, chromosome: 3 genome:
- a CDS encoding uncharacterized protein (RmlD substrate binding domain): MPSKTADEIAATTETIHEVGYDRNGFDSRVDTKTLRSLYLAPAFIKAGAETTNVGSAEKDYGTQSVYDKDTNRIQYTTFAKFPSVRLLPDAQRKRILVTGGAGFVGSHLVDRLMLLGHEVTVLDNFFTGSRTTVSHWVGHPNFEMVRHDVVEPFMIEVDQIYHLACPASPPHYQYNAVKTIKTSFMGTLNMLGLAKRTKARFLITSTSEVYGDPEEHPQREDYWGHVNCIGPRACYDEGKRVAETLTYGYMRQDGVDVRVARIFNTFGPRMNPYDGRVVSNFIIQALKGEDMTVYGDGQQTRSFQYIHDLVDGLILLMNGEETRPVNIGSSHEFTILEFAEAVRDIVEEVQRAEGEPNPKSVGIVHKDMPTDDPQRRRADTTRAKETIEWQPRWGVRDGVREMVLYYKQMIDQGKL; this comes from the exons ATGCCATCCAAGACT GCCGATGAAATCGCCGCGACCACGGAGACGATTCACGAGGTCGGGTACGACCGTAACGGCTTCGACTCGCGCGTCGACACCAAAACCCTCCGTTCGCTCTACCTT gcccCGGCCTTCATCAAGGCCGGCGCCGAGACGACCAACGTCGGCtcggccgagaaggactACGGCACGCAGTCGGTCTACGACAAGGACACGAACCGGATCCAGTACACCACGTTTGCCAAGTTCCCCTCCGTTCGCCTCCTTCCCGATGCCCAGCGCAAGCGCATCCTCGTTACTGGTGGTGCCGGCTTTGTCGGCTCGCACCTTGTCGACCGCCTcatgctcctcggccacgaggtcaccgtcctcgacaactTCTTCACCGGATCGCGCACCACCGTGTCGCACTGGGTCGGCCACCCTAACTTTGAGATGGTCCGCCACGACGTTGTCGAGCCCTTCAtgatcgaggtcgaccagATCTACCACCTCGCGTGCCCCGCCTCGCCCCCTCACTACCAGTACAACGCTGTCAAGACGATCAAGACATCGTTCATGGGCACCCTTAACATGCTCGGCCTTGCCAAGCGCACCAAGGCCCGTTTCCTCATtacctcgacctcggagGTCTACGGTGACCCCGAGGAGCACCCCCAGCGCGAGGACTACTGGGGCCACGTCAACTGCATCGGGCCCCGTGCATGCTacgacgagggcaagcgTGTTGCCGAGACCCTCACCTACGGTTATATGCGCcaggacggcgtcgacgtccgcGTCGCCCGTATCTTCAACACGTTCGGTCCCCGCATGAACCCCTACGACGGCCGTGTGGTCTCCAACTTTATCATTCAGGccctcaagggcgaggacatGACTGTTTATGGTGACGGCCAGCAGACCCGCTCGTTCCAGTACAtccacgacctcgtcgacggcctcatcctcctcatgaacggcgaggagacgcgTCCCGTCAACATTGGCTCGTCGCACGAGTTCACCATTCTGGAGTttgccgaggccgtccgcgacattgtcgaggaggtccagcgggccgagggcgagcccAACCCCAAGAGTGTCGGCATTGTTCACAAGGACATGCCAACTGACGACccgcagcgccgccgcgccgacacgacgcgcgccaaggagacGATCGAGTGGCAGCCCCGCTGGGGCGTCCGCGACGGTGTCCGCGAGATGGTCCTCTACTACAAGCAGATGATCGATCAAGGCAAGCTCTAA
- the YMC2 gene encoding uncharacterized protein (Belongs to the mitochondrial carrier (TC 2.A.29) family) produces MGLSQTQKDLIAGSAGGITQVLVGQPFDIVKVRVQTAAPGTYKSPLDCAAKLLKNEGPLGFYKGTLTPLLGIGACVSIQFGALEWAKRFFGRRNGGKELSLAELYASGAIAGAANTIVAGPVEHIRIRLQTQPDNPRLYKGPLDCARKLYAQNGIAGVFKGQVATVCRDGIGYGFYFLAYEALVQRHIRKNGGTREDISPLMSLGYGAIAGYALWASIYPLDVVKSKLQTDSLDPKKRVYSGMVDCFRKTWRAQGWRGFTGGLEPTLIRSPFANGATFVAFELAMRLMGGDKHEHMVMPDPTA; encoded by the exons ATGGGCCTCAGCCAGACCCAGAAAGACCTGATCGCCGGGTCCGCCGGCGGTATCACCCAGGTGCTTGTTGGCCAG CCCTTTGACATTGTCAAGGTCCGCGTCCAGACCGCCGCACCGGGGACATACAAGTCTCCTCTCGACTGCGCTGCCAAGCTCCTGAAGAACGAGGGACCGCTGGGTTTCTACAAG GGAACTCTCACCCCGCTTCTTGGTATCGGCGCGTGTGTGTCTATCCAGTTTGGTGCGCTCGAGTGGGCGAAGCGCTTCTTTGGCCGCCGGAACGGCGGTAAGGAGCTTTCTCTTGCCGAGTTGTACGCTTCCGGCGCGATTGCAGGTGCGGCCAACACTATTGTCGCTGGACCGGTCGAGCATATCCGTATTCGACTGCAGACGCAGCCAGACAACCCGCGTCTGTATAAGGGTCCCCTGGATTGCGCGCGCAAGCTGTACGCGCAGAACGGCATTGCTGGTGTGTTCAAGGGTCAGGTGGCTACGGTGTGCCGTGACGGTATCGGTTATGG ATTCTACTTCCTCGCATACGAGGCGCTTGTCCAGCGCCACATCCGCAAGAACGGTGGTACGCGCGAGGACATTTCGCCGCTCATGTCGCTGGGCTATGGCGCGATTGCGGGATACGCCCTCTGGGCCAGCATTTACCCTCTCGACGTGGTCAAGTCCAAGCTCCAGACCGACAGCCTTGACCCCAAGAAGCGCGTGTACTCGGGTATGGTGGACTGTTTCCGCAAGACATGGCGCGCACAGGGATGGCGCGGGTTCACTGGTGGTCTCGAGCCGACTTTGATCCGTTCGCCATTCGCAAACGGCGCGACGTTTGTTGCGTTCGAACTGGCCATGCGTCTCATGGGCGGTGACAAGCACGAGCATATGGTCATGCCGGACCCGACGGCGTAG